The DNA segment TCATATACCCACAGTGGTTCGGAGAATTTCACCGACAACTTCACCTACCGTGTGACCGATAACGACGGCCAGACCAGCGACGCCACGGTAACGATCAATATCACCCCGGTGAGCGATACTACGCCGGTTGCCAACATCGACAGCATCAGCCTTGCAGAAGGCGGCACTGCCACCACTCTTGTCGGTGGTTCTACAACCGTCCTCGACAACGACGCCGGTCTGAGCGATACCCCAGTGACGGTGAGTCTGATCACCGATGTGACCAACGGCACTCTGACGTTGAATGGCGATGGCACCTTCAGCTACACCCACAACGGCTCGGAAAACTTTACCGACAACTTCACCTACCGTGTTACTGACAACGACGGTCAGACCAGCGACGCCACGGTGACGATCAATATCACCCCGGTGAGCGATACTACGCCAACCGCCACTGCCGACAGCATCAGCCTTGCAGAAGGCGGCACTGCCACCACTCTTGTCGGTGGTTCTACAACCGTCCTCAACAACGACGCCGGTCTGAGCGATACCCCAGTGACGGTGAGTCTGGTCACCGATGTGACCAACGGCACTCTGACGTTGAATGGCGACGGCACCTTCAGCTACACCCACAACGGCTCGGAAAACTTTACCGACAACTTCACCTACCGTGTTACTGACAACGACGGTCAGACCAGCGACGCCACGGTGACGATCAATATCACCCCGGTGAGCGATACTACGCCAACCGCCACTGCCGACAGCATCAGCCTTGCAGAAGGCGGCACTGCCACCACTCTTGTCGGTGGTTCTACAACCGTCCTCAACAACGACGCCGGTCTGAGCGATACCCCAGTGACGGTGAGTCTGATCACCGATGTGACCAACGGCACTCTGACGTTGAATGGCGACGGCACCTTCAGCTACACCCACAACGGTAGTGAGAACTTTACCGACAGCTTCACCTATCGTGTTACCGACAATGATGGTCAGTCGTCGGTTGCAATGGTCAATATCAATATTGACTCAGTCAACACTTCTCCAGTGGCTTCGGATATCAATATCAGCGTGACCGAGGACAGTGTCTACACGGGAGTACTTCCAGCAGCCAGTGATGGCGATGGGGATGGTGTTACCTACCGCCTGGAAAACGAACCTGCTCACGGTAGTGTTACGGTCCATGAGAATGGTAGATTCAGTTATGCTCCCGATGCCAACTTTTATGGTGCCGACAGTTTTGTTTACAGCGTAAGAGATGGCAATGGTGGAGCAAACAGCTACTTGGTAGAGATAGATGTTGTACCGGTAAACGATGCTCCAAGCATTATCAGTCAGAGTGATTCCGAGTCTGTTTTACTCTCGTTGCAAGAAAATAGCTCGGACGTGACGACGGTTAACGCCAATGATCCTGATAACGATACCCTCTCATTCTCAATTGTGGGGGGCAGTGATCTGGGCTTATTCAGTATCGATAACCTGAGTGGAGAGCTGGTATTCAATGTGGCACCGGATAGAGAGAATCCATTAGATTCTAACCAAGATAATCGCTATCAAGTTGAGATTTTGGTTGCAGACGGAAACGGCGGGGCCGACCGTCAGATCTTTACGGTAGAGGTCAGGGATGTGGATGAGTTCGATGTCGGTCTGTTGATGGATATTGAGGATGCGCCCGATGTTATCCCCATTTCCGGCTCGATCGAAGATGAAGTCGGCATCACAGTCTGGGCTGAAGATCCGGATAGTGGAAACAACCGCATCTCCTATAGTCTGGATGGGGATGCTGGGGGACTCTTTGCCATCAATCCGTCCACCGGGGTCATTACCTTGGTGTCGGATTTGGAGAGCCAGGATGGGTCACAGTTTGAGGTTACGGTGCGCGCCACAAGTGAAGACGGATCCTTCTCTCTTCAAACCTTCAATATTGCTCTGATCAGGGCGGTCGAAGGGCCGGCTGATCCTGAAGAGCCCTTTCTGGATGAGGTTATTTTTGATCTCGGTCCAGAACAACCGATAGCACCTGATGTGCCAGCAGCCACACTGAGCGAGCAGGATAGAGAGCAGGTACCTATACTCACAGCTGTCGAAGCCATGGATGAGATCAGGCAGGCGGATGAATCCTTGTTACAAACCGCAGGGGAAGACCCGGTCTCGAGTTTTGCTGAGCCTGAACGGCATGCTTTCAAACAACTGTCATCGTCGTTATTTGGCACGGATAATAGAAATGCCAACGGTTTTGATTTTGTGGAGGCAAGGCTTACACCCACACCGGTTTCACCTGATGAACTGCCACAGTTCAATACTCAGAGCAGCGAATTGATTGAGGTGCCGGAGACGATCTGGTACCTCCTCGACACCATGGGTCAGGAGATGTCGGACCATCGGGATGAACAGTCCTCGAGCGATGGTATCGTGCTGCAGTCGGCGGCACTGGGCACCCTCACCCTTTCGGCTGGTTATGTGGCCTGGTTGTTGCGTGCTGGTGTGCTTTCGGCCAGCCTGCTCTCATCAGTTCCCCTGTGGCGTCAGGTCGATCCCCTGCCGGTTCTCTCGGCGTATGCAAAAAGGCGTGAGAAAGCCCGGGATGATCGAGCAGAAGACGATCCTGAGGAGAAGCGTTTGGCGAAACTGTTCGATCGCAGGAGCAGGCATGGCCGAGGCAACAATTCACGGAAGGACGCATGATGTTTCGGTTCAGTCCGACAATCAAAATCACCTTGGGTTTGGTGCTGCTGACCTTAAGCATTCTTCTGCTGGGGCGTCTTATCGGTTTTGTTCCCGATGAGGAGAAGACGGCTCTGCAGGCAAGAAAACAGTTCTGCGAATCGCTGGCGGTTCAGGTCTCCTCGGCTGCCTCATCGAATGATATTGAGATTCTACGTGCAACGCTCAAATCTGTAGTGGATAGAGATGATGAAGTCCTCTCCATCGCGTTGAGTAGCAACCGGGGTGTCTCCCTGGTTATCGGTGAGCACGATAAACATTGGGTGGATGTCCCTCTGGATAAATCCACCTCGACTCATGTGCGGGTGCCGATCATGGCCAACAAGAGCCGATGGGGAACCCTTGAGGTGGCATTCGCTCCCTTGAAAAAGGAGAGCGCACTCTCGCTTGGCACCCTTGGGGGATTGTTGCTGTTCGTGGCCTTGATGGGATTTGTCCTCTACATGATCTTCATCAAGCGAACCCTACGCGAGCTCGATCCGAAAGCGGTGATACCCGAACGGGTCCGCTCCGCATTCAATGCCCTTTCCGAGGGATTGATTATTCTGGATGAGAAAGACCAGATCATTTTGGCCAATGATTCCTTTACCGAGAAAACCAGTATCAAGGAGGATGACCTGATCGGCCTGCGTGCGGATGAGTTGGCATGGAGAAAGAGAGAGAAGGGAATCAAGGCGGATATCTTTCCATGGTGCAGCAGTATGCAGAATATGGAGCGCAAGACCGGGATCCCGATGCATCTGCAGTTGAGGAACAAAACCGAGCGAACATTTTCGGTCAATACTGCGCCGATCTTCGATGGTAAGGGAAGGCCGCGTGGTGTGCTGGCAACCTTCGACGATATGACCGATTTGGAGAAAAAGCACCGTGAACTCCAATCGACACTTGAAAAACTGCGTAGTTCAGAGAAGGCGTTACGTGACAAAACCGTGGAGCTTGAACTGCTGGCCACCCGTGACCCCTTGACAGGCTGCTACAATCGGCGCGCATTCTTTGAAAAATACGATGCCCTTTTCGAGTCGGCGGTCAAACAGGGAACCGGTTTGGTTTTCATGATGATCGATATCGACAAATTCAAGTTGGTCAATGATCAATACGGTCATGCCAACGGAGACAAGGCGATAAAATTCGTTGCCGAAACCCTGATCGTCAATTCACGGCCGGAAGACGTTGTCGGCCGCTATGGCGGTGAAGAGTTTTCCCTGGTCATGCCCGATGCGGATCAGCAACAGGCGATGGTGCTTGCCGAACGCTTACGCAACGAGATTCAACAAAAGGGTCATGATCTATTTATCGACAATCGGACGTTGACCGTAAGCATCGGTGTGGCACTCCTACCGGATGGTGTGGATGAGCAGATACAATTGATCACCAATGCTGACAATGCCCTCTATGCAGCCAAGAAGCAGGGACGCAACTGCGTCGTCGCCTGGGATCCCGATTTGACGGAGCAGGAGCGCGCTTTTGAAAAGGCGAAGCAGGATATTAAGGAGGCACAGGCGGTACCACTGACTGATGAGGCGCCTGAGAAGATACTCCGGAGTGAGGTGCATAGATTGGAAGATCTGGTGCGTAATCTCGAGTCGGAACTTGAGTACAGCCGGGAAGAGATCAAGCGCCGGGAGGGGAAGGATGAGCTGACAGGTCTGCCCAACAGGATTATCTTCAGTGATCGCATACTTCAGGTTCTTGCCAGATGCAAGCGTTACGGAAAATCCGCAGCATTGGTCTCGATCGATATCGATGATTTCAGCAGTATCAACGAGGCATTCGGCTTCAGCACTGGTGATCGGATTCTCAAGGCCATCGCCTCCCGGCTTGTGGATAGCTTGCGTATCACCGATACCGTTGCGGTCATAGATGAACAGGACAATAAAGAGTCCTCAACCATCTCCCGCGTGAACAAAGACGAATTCGCCCTGATTCTGACGGATGTAAAGGATATCGAGTCGATTACCTGGGTCATCAGACGCATCCTGAATGGCTTGAAAGAACCGATTGAAATCAATAATCAAGAGCTATTCATCTCATTCAGTGTAGGTGTGGCCCTCTACCCGCACGATGACGAGTCACCGGCCGGTTTGATGCAAATGGCGAGTTCGGCCCGATATGCCGCCAAGCGTGAACAGGGAAGCAACAACATCCGCTTCTTCTCACCTGAGATCAACCGGGATGCCTATCATAAGGTCTGGCTGGAGAGCCAGTTACACAAGGCGATTGTCCGCTCACACTTTGAATTGAACTATCAGCCGAAATTCGATCTCAAGAGCGGTCGTATCGTCTGCATGGAGGCCCTGGCTCGGTGGCCTCATGCGAAGGTTGGATTGATACCTCCTAGCGAGTTTATTCCGGTCGCGGAGAGCACGGGATTGATCCATAAGCTGGGGATTTGGGTGCTGAGACAGGCAATTCGCGATCTGAAACAGTGGCATGATATGGGCTACGATGATCTGCGGGTTGCGGTCAATCTCTCTGCTGTGCAGTTACGTAAATCAGACCTAACGGAAAAGGTTCTAAAGAGCTGCGAAAAACTTGGTATAGATCCTTCATATATGGAATTAGAGGTCACTGAAAGCACATTGGTTGAAAACTACAAACAGACTACGCCTGTCATGCAGGCAATGAACGAGGCCGGCATTCGTTTTACTCTGGACGATTTCGGCAAGGGCTTTTCATCTCTCAGCCATCTCAGGGTATTGCCGATCGATGCAATCAAGATAGACCACTCCTTTATCGAAGATACACTGCCGAGTGAGTATGACCAAACCATCATCAACGGCATCATCTCCCTGGCCAAGGGTCTGCACTTGAGAGTCACCGCCGAGGGCGTTGAGACTGAAAGCCAGAAAAAGGTGCTGTCCATGCTTGGTTGTGATGAGGTTCAAGGAACACTCTATAGTCAGCCGGTCGCGGCAGACCAGGTGCTATCCCTGCTCGAATCCTACAACGGGCCTGAGGGCGAGGCGTAAGCCTTTTCTTACCGACTTATTACAAATGCACAAGCACCCTTCGATGGGTATAGTGGTGTGCAGAATCACCCGCTTTCAACGGAGTAAAAAAGTGCATTTGAGCTGCCGCATTTTGTTGCTGTTTGCCGTATTGATCGGTGTGGCTGCCTGTGACCGGGGTCCCCGGGATCATCATCAGACCCTGCTGGTATTCGGTACGCTTCTCGATATCAAGGCCTACACCGACCAACCGGCGGAATTTGATGCCGCGGTGCGGGATCTGGAGCGGACCTTCCAGGCGATGCACCGGGAGTGGCACGCATGGAAGGGGGATGGTGAACTGGTTCGATTGAACAGAATGCTTGCCCAGGGAGACCCCATGACGGTCACACCTGAACTGGCTGATCTGTTACAGCAAGCCAAACGCCATGCGGAACTGAGTGATCACCTCTTCAATCCTGCAATCGGGCGCTTAATCGCATTGTGGGGTTTTCACAGCGATGAACCTCCGGGTGGGCCGCCGCCGGATGCAAAAAAGATAGCCTCACTGATTGATGAGACGCCCTCCATGTCTCAGCTTCTATTCGAGGAGAATCGAATCCATTCCACCAATCCGGCGGTGTCCCTGGATCTGGGTGCATTCGCCAAGGGCTATGCCTTGAATCTCGCCATACGCCGCTTGCAGGCGTTTGGCATTGCCAATGCCATCGTCAATGCGGGGGGCGATCTCTGTGTCTCGGGTCATCACGGCGACCGGCCTTGGACAATCGGTATACGTCACCCCCTGGGCGAGGGTGTCATTGCCTCGGTCGATGTGGTGGACGGTGAATGTGTGCTTACTTCCGGAAACTATGAACGATACCGTGAATACGAAAGTATACGCTATGCCCATATCATCGATCCGCGAACCGGCTACCCGGTGGAGCACGTAGCCTCGGCGACAGTGATCAGCAAGGATGGTGGCCTGGCCGATGCCGCGGCCACCGCCTTGAGCGTGGCAGGTCCCGCACAATGGCAGAGGATTGCAAAGCAGATGGGTCTAGCCCAAGTGATGCTTGTTGACGACAATGGAGATGTCCATCTTTCCCCGGATATGCGTGAGCGCATCGAATTTCAGCAGCCTATCGGGCAGGTGATTGTATCTCCCGGGCTGGACGCCGGATCCTGATCGACAGGCAGAATTCAGATCGGGCACTTCCCAACCACATCGACCACCGCAGAGGTCAGGGTGTGGAGATCATCCTGTTCGATAACATAGGGAGGCATCAGGTAGACCAGCTTGCCGAAGGGTCTGACCCATACGCCGGCATCGACGAAGCAGGGTTGTATCTGTCGCATATCCACGGGCTTCTTCATCTCCACTACCCCGATGGCGCCCAGCACCCGAACCTCGTCCACCTGCGGCAGCTCCCGGCAGGGGGCTAACCCATTCTGCAGACTCGCTTCTATGGTCTTGACCCGTTCCTGCCATGGGGAGTCGAGGAGTAGATTCAGGCTCGCCAGTGCGGCACTGCAGGCCAGGGGATTGGCCATAAACGTGGGGCCATGCATAAACAGGCCTGGATCCCCCTGGCTGATGGATTTACTGATCTCTTCCGTGGTCAGGGTTGCCGCCAGACTCATGGTGCCGCCGGTAAGTGACTTCCCCAGGCACATGATGTCAGGGGCGATATCGGCATGTTCGCAGGCGAAGAGTTTGCCGGTGCGGCCAAATCCGGTAGCGATCTCATCCAGGATCAGAAGTACCCCGTATTTATCACACAGACTGCGTACCTCTTTCAGGTATTCAGCGGAATAAAAACGCATTCCACCGGCCCCCTGCACGATTGGTTCCAGGATAACCGCGGCGATATCTGAGTGATACTTCTTGAGTTTTTTCCTCAGCGCCTTGGCCCCGTCCCCCTTACAGGGGTGACCGAAGTAGCAGCTGGGGGCATCGACGAAGATCTGCTGGGGCAGGATCTCGGAGAATAGGGAGTGCATGCCGGTCTCAGGGTCACACACCGACATGGCGCCGAAGGTATCGCCGTGATAGCCCCTGCGGATAGTGAGGAATCGCTGTTTTTCGGCTTGATCCTTATCGTGCCAGTATTGAATGGCCATCTTCATGGCCACCTCCACTGAAACCGAGCCGGAATCGGTGTAAAAGACGGTCTGTAGCGGACCGGGGGTGATTTCGATCAGTTTTTTTGCCAGATCGGCGGCAGGCTGATGGCTAAGCCCCCCGAACATGACATGGGGCATGGTATCGAGTTGATCTGCCATCGCCCGCTTCAATTCAGGGTGATTATAGCCGTGGATGGCGCACCACCAGGAGGACATGCCATCGATCAGCTCCCGGCCATCGGCCAGGCGTAACCGCACCCCATCGGCAGATACGACGGGAAAAACCGGCAAATCGGAGCCAATGGCACTGTAGGGGTGCCAGATATGTTGTTTGTCGAATTCGATCCAGTCCAGGTTTTCACTCATTTCAGCAGGGATGACCTTTAAAAATAGAAGCAATTTGAGGGGGTTGAAGAGTCAGACATCGATCCATAGTCAGATCAACCGGCAACTCACCACTGGTCCCTTGTTAAATGGTGTAATAGTTTACCTATGCATGTTACAGCATTATGGCGAGATGACGTCACTTGGGTCTCCTCCGTGGCAGCGCTGCTGCAAATTCGGCCTTCATGGGTATATTTTTTTATAATCAAGTAGTTAAGTTGTATATATACCTGAATCCATAGTGCCCAGACGGGGGCTGTAAAAAGGCTTGCCAGGTTGCCAACCGCAGAGTCTAGTCAGTCGCGAGGCAGAGGTTAACAGATAATAATCGAGGATGTTGCCGAGTTTTTTTTAATTGCTATCTATGTTACCAATGAAGATCGAAGCAAAAGGTGAATGACACCTCCAAATAACAGGCCATAGTAAAACAATCCCGGCCTTACAAATAAGGAGAATAATATGGGCAAACCTGTAGTAGCCGCAAAGCAACCCATCGATGTGGAACTTGTCGCAGGTAAAGAGTATTGGTGGTGTGCCTGCGGTCGCTCATCCAATCAGCCATTCTGTGATGGCTCACACCAGGGCACGGGGATTGAGCCGCTTGGATTCAAGGCCGAGAAGAACGGTGAGGCCTGGCTCTGCCGTTGTAAACAGACAAAAACCCCACCCTATTGCGATGGCAGCCACAAACAGGTGGAGGATTGATCATCGGTTGTGCCGGGTAGGGTGTAAAACCCAGCCCTAGCTGG comes from the Candidatus Thiodiazotropha sp. CDECU1 genome and includes:
- a CDS encoding diguanylate cyclase domain-containing protein, encoding MMFRFSPTIKITLGLVLLTLSILLLGRLIGFVPDEEKTALQARKQFCESLAVQVSSAASSNDIEILRATLKSVVDRDDEVLSIALSSNRGVSLVIGEHDKHWVDVPLDKSTSTHVRVPIMANKSRWGTLEVAFAPLKKESALSLGTLGGLLLFVALMGFVLYMIFIKRTLRELDPKAVIPERVRSAFNALSEGLIILDEKDQIILANDSFTEKTSIKEDDLIGLRADELAWRKREKGIKADIFPWCSSMQNMERKTGIPMHLQLRNKTERTFSVNTAPIFDGKGRPRGVLATFDDMTDLEKKHRELQSTLEKLRSSEKALRDKTVELELLATRDPLTGCYNRRAFFEKYDALFESAVKQGTGLVFMMIDIDKFKLVNDQYGHANGDKAIKFVAETLIVNSRPEDVVGRYGGEEFSLVMPDADQQQAMVLAERLRNEIQQKGHDLFIDNRTLTVSIGVALLPDGVDEQIQLITNADNALYAAKKQGRNCVVAWDPDLTEQERAFEKAKQDIKEAQAVPLTDEAPEKILRSEVHRLEDLVRNLESELEYSREEIKRREGKDELTGLPNRIIFSDRILQVLARCKRYGKSAALVSIDIDDFSSINEAFGFSTGDRILKAIASRLVDSLRITDTVAVIDEQDNKESSTISRVNKDEFALILTDVKDIESITWVIRRILNGLKEPIEINNQELFISFSVGVALYPHDDESPAGLMQMASSARYAAKREQGSNNIRFFSPEINRDAYHKVWLESQLHKAIVRSHFELNYQPKFDLKSGRIVCMEALARWPHAKVGLIPPSEFIPVAESTGLIHKLGIWVLRQAIRDLKQWHDMGYDDLRVAVNLSAVQLRKSDLTEKVLKSCEKLGIDPSYMELEVTESTLVENYKQTTPVMQAMNEAGIRFTLDDFGKGFSSLSHLRVLPIDAIKIDHSFIEDTLPSEYDQTIINGIISLAKGLHLRVTAEGVETESQKKVLSMLGCDEVQGTLYSQPVAADQVLSLLESYNGPEGEA
- a CDS encoding FAD:protein FMN transferase — encoded protein: MHLSCRILLLFAVLIGVAACDRGPRDHHQTLLVFGTLLDIKAYTDQPAEFDAAVRDLERTFQAMHREWHAWKGDGELVRLNRMLAQGDPMTVTPELADLLQQAKRHAELSDHLFNPAIGRLIALWGFHSDEPPGGPPPDAKKIASLIDETPSMSQLLFEENRIHSTNPAVSLDLGAFAKGYALNLAIRRLQAFGIANAIVNAGGDLCVSGHHGDRPWTIGIRHPLGEGVIASVDVVDGECVLTSGNYERYREYESIRYAHIIDPRTGYPVEHVASATVISKDGGLADAAATALSVAGPAQWQRIAKQMGLAQVMLVDDNGDVHLSPDMRERIEFQQPIGQVIVSPGLDAGS
- the bioA gene encoding adenosylmethionine--8-amino-7-oxononanoate transaminase, with translation MSENLDWIEFDKQHIWHPYSAIGSDLPVFPVVSADGVRLRLADGRELIDGMSSWWCAIHGYNHPELKRAMADQLDTMPHVMFGGLSHQPAADLAKKLIEITPGPLQTVFYTDSGSVSVEVAMKMAIQYWHDKDQAEKQRFLTIRRGYHGDTFGAMSVCDPETGMHSLFSEILPQQIFVDAPSCYFGHPCKGDGAKALRKKLKKYHSDIAAVILEPIVQGAGGMRFYSAEYLKEVRSLCDKYGVLLILDEIATGFGRTGKLFACEHADIAPDIMCLGKSLTGGTMSLAATLTTEEISKSISQGDPGLFMHGPTFMANPLACSAALASLNLLLDSPWQERVKTIEASLQNGLAPCRELPQVDEVRVLGAIGVVEMKKPVDMRQIQPCFVDAGVWVRPFGKLVYLMPPYVIEQDDLHTLTSAVVDVVGKCPI